GATAATGTGAAATATCAGTGTCTGATGACAAAAATGTTCACCTTGTCTCAAAATTCTGATATTGGGTGTCCTTCGGAAGTCCCGAGAGGTAAGCTTCAGCAACTATCAGTGCCATCCGAAGCTTTCTGACAGAGCTAAGGGTCTCATTTATCATTAGTTTCTGCAAATTCAGAGGCATCAGAAATCATATATACAAGGACTTGAAACTTTCTGTATAGAAAATGAAGTTGTTTCGTTCATACTTCTCCTTCATGATTCAGAGATAGCAAGTAATCCACCAGAGGCTGAGCACTCTCCAGGCGGCCGCTTAGCTTTGAAGTTGCAAACTTAGAAACAAAACCAAGTCCATTTCCAATGGAAGAAGATAAGGTCAAGTGAGGCACAGAGAAATCAAATGCTCCGAAATCGACTTCCAATGCATTAGCATCCTTTGCCCTGCAAAGACAACAggttttttagtagaaaaactCGGTCAAATACTGAAGACTAAACAGAAGTGTATAGACTATAGCGTACCAGTTCTCATCATATATCATTTCCTTGAATTTCAAGTAGTCTGTAGCAGTGATGCCCTCAACCGAAAGATCAGCAGAGTTCACCTTCACAAATTCCCAGAATCCAGGGCTTGGTCTAATGGATAAAGCTACATAAGGTGGATTAACAACTGCTTCCTGCAAATCATAGGAGTAATTATATTACACTAATTTCAAAAGTTccaaggataaaaaatgaaaccCATGTAAactaaaaggatgaaattgccTTTTACCAATAAAGAAATGACCAGAATACAAACCTGAATAGAAAACCAAATGTCACCTAGTAAACCTTGCAGGACCCTGGTTCTTTCAACCTGATCATCTATAACATTCTCCATTTCATCAAGTAATTGCTGAAGCTTCATTGTTCTCCTTCCCTTTTCTATGTACTTGGCAAAACATCTCTTCATGTGGTACCTGCTTTGTTTCAAGGCTTCTGGCATGTTGTCAGCTATAGAGTCAGACCTCTTCAAGGTTGCCATTTGTAGTAACGCTCTGTTTTTTGACCACAACACGAGTTTTGAAGGTAAGAAAATGGTCACAGAATGTTTTTGATCAACTCTTGTTTAGAATAACCAATTTATAGAGCGATGGTACGTGTTTGATTGGTGCATGAAAATGGGTTTGCTTTGGTTGTAATCAAGTGATTGGCTGATAGATTTTGTTCTCAGGGTAAAGGATGCTTAAAGGCGGGTGCAagaggaggaaaagaaaaagaaaggaattttaAGAGCTTCGAAGAGATTCTTGGTTACTAAAAAAGGCTATCACTCAAAGCAATGCTCAATATTCTTTCCTTTCCGTGCTCGCAAGGAAGAACTAGGGAAAGAATAGGTGAAGGCCCCAGCACAAATCTGCCACTTTCACCTCaactctttgtttttcttttagattaaaTCTCTCACCAGATCAAGAAAAATGACAATTTACTtctttattaacttcaaatttctCAAATGCGTGATTATtatcatcaaacaaaacaaaagacacaaaaacaacaagaaacaaggGACACGTCTCTCTATTTTTCTGTTGCTTGTTCGAAAGCTAGGAAAATGATGTTGTAGCTTCTGAACCATGCTAACTTCCGGTTTGGATCCATATTCAAGCTCGAGACCTTCTAGTTAGGTAACTCTTGACTCATTCCAAAATTAGTGGTAGGGAACAAAAAATGGATACATTGGACCACAAGTCTTAATATTTGGCAATTGCATGCACACGAAACTAGCTTTTTGCTTATGTTGGAAAGAAATAGGGTTtggtattttttggattttgctacaaagcaaaagcaaaacgataacggagaggaaaagaaaaggttcggTTTtgcaagcatatatatatatatatatatatatatatatatatatatatatatatatatatatatatatatattttttattttttttttgctttttttttataaaataaaaaaaaatattttgatattttctagaaaaggatgaattacaattatatgcataaaaaaaaaaggaaaactaattaataatttgagTTGTTTGGGGACTAATTCGAAACGACCCAAACTCTCCTAAGATCCACTCATTTGTTGGGTTTGGGCACGGtccagcccaaacagcccgaaATCGAACTCTATTCTGCCTATACGTCAGTACACGTGGCAGAAGCCCACTTGCTCTAGGGTTTTAGAAACAGCAGCAAACCCTCCCTTCCTTCACCTTTATAAACCCCTCTTCCCAAGCCAATTCCTCATTCTTCTAAACCATAAGCGTCTCTGTAGACTTTCCAATTTCTTATCTTCTGATTTGCCTGCTCGGCTTcgaatattttctttcttaggtcaattaagttatttttcaatgcTTCATCTACTGGTTTCCAGCGGTTTTTACAGCATAAGCGTTGCGTATGAGCTGACGCTATATGTTATTTTCCGTTTCTGCAAAACCCATTTAGGAGTTCATTAGATTTTTACACTATGCCCTCTGTTGTATGCATATTTGGagatgttttatgatttttttttattttgattttttaaaaaaaaattagtaaggCGGAGATGGAGGTGATGATTATTTCCCCAGATGATCGAAGGTGAACAAACTGAGCGATTTTTCTCTTTCGAGAGATCCAAGCCAGATTTCTGATccatcttcaactaaatttttttcatttttttttttataaaaaaaatttacttttgatAATGTTAAATGATAGAGTTTGGAGAAAAATTAGTGGAATTGAAGAGATGGAGATGATGATTATTTCCCCAAATGATCGAAGCTGAATAAACTGAGcgatttttctcttttgagaACCAAGCCAGGATTCTGATCCATCGTCctgatttatttgaaattaaaaaaataaaaaaaatttacttttgatAATGTTAAATGATAGAGTTTGGAGAAACATTAATGGAATTGAAGCGATGGAGATGATGATTATTTCCCCAAATGATCGAAGCTGAATAAACTGAGcgatttttctcttttgagaACCAAGCCAGGATTCTGATCCATCGTCctgatttatttgaaattaaaaaaataaaaaaaatttacttttgatAATGTTAAATGATAGAGATTGGAGAAACATTAATGGAATTTAAGCGATGGAGATGATGATTATTTCCCCAAATGATCGAAGCTGAATAAACTGAGcgatttttctcttttgagaACCAAGCCAGGATTCTGATCCATCGTcctgatttatttaaaattaaaaaaatctcaaccgctttcagttttttaattttagatacaTTATTATTGGTGTTAATTAGGTTCCACAGCTGCTGAAATCTCGACTTAATAACAATTTCCCTGTTAGTTGAAGGTGAATACTTGATATGATAAACATGGCTCTGGATTGCAGTTTGATAAGAAATCTTCCAACTGAatgaacattaaaagaaaaaagaaattcagaaaagaattatttttttatataattttgaataattttaatgttcataaaaaatattttaaaaaacagctATAAATTTACATGGAAAATACTTGACTTAACCATGGAAGATGCTTGACTTAACCAATGATATGGTTAAAGTTAGAATTTGAATGTTCAATTAGAAAACCTAAATTGACCTGATGATGAATAAGTCGACATCTAGTAACTTGAATGAAAGTACAAGAATCATATTCTACAGCCAACAATGGTAGAAACCTGATAGCAGAAAAGATGAAGGTGGCTCATGCAAATGCTTCCCAGGTGAAAACTACTTGTGGTGGCTAAAACAAGATGAATGAAGGAGAGAACGTTAACAAGTGCGTTAAATGATCTTTCTGGTATCCAAAATTACATGCATTATTTAGTTCTCATGGCCAAGATAGTTTGACTTGAGAGAGAATTGATAGTTACAGTACAATAGGAAATACAATCAATCAGGGTTTTCTTATAGCTGATCCTCCATTGAACTGCTAGTTTCCACCTCTCTATGACCCTTTTTGTCTTGCCAGAAAACATCAGCTCAGAACCATTTTTCCCTTTCTGCAGATCACTGGCTTCTAAGAAAGCACGTGCCTCACCACCGGAAGCGCACAGCAGCTTCCCGAGCTCTGTAGGCTTGTCAAAATTCTCGATTTTGTTGATGGTGGATAACAGCAAGCTGTCTTCTTCAATTACTGTCGGCAAATTACTCAAAATCAGGGCGCAGTTCTTTGATATCCATTTCAAGACAGATATCTCATTGTATACCGAAAGTCGAGAGCCAGAGTAAACCAGGTGACTGATGGATCTCCTCTGATTTGGCGGGGTTGCCCATAAACGCAAAGCAGACAATAAGGCAAAAGATGGCTTCCCGTCTTGGTGGATATACATCGATACCTTGGGCCATGAAATGAAGGAATACATGCTAGGTTCCAAGGGAATAAAAACTTTGTCATTTGGATTTTCATTAAGGAGAAACCCGTAGTGTTCAAGAAGCTCCAAATTTGTGTATGTTCCATAGCCTAGGAGAACCTGCAGAACAAAAGGCAcagtaaagaagaaaagaatagcAGCCAACAGCTCTGCATCTATGAAACTACACAAACAACAAAAGCTGTAATTTAATATTGTGACAGGCATGATACAATTCTAGACAGAGGCATGAAACAAGATATAACAAATCATTGACAATTGAACAAAGTTTACACATGTAATCTAATTCACAAGGAGCTCGTAATACCTGAGTTCCCTTCTTGTAATTTTTCCTGGCATAAAAGCAATATGCAGCCATGTTTTCATCGAAGCCACCATCTGTCAAACGCTCCAAACCTATATCTGGTTGATCTCCAATAAAGTCATCTGTGGTTTCCCCATTTGACAAAGAAGAATCTTCCAAAGAAGAGGCATTCATCCAATGCACCACGTTTTCAAGGTCATTTGACTCCTCTCCAGGAGCAGCATAATTAAACAAGTCTCCAACTGGACATAAACACCCAGCTTCATCCCATGGTATGTGCAATGCCCGTGAGGATATCTAGAAATGGGATCAAGTTGAAAGTCTTCAATTCCAAAAACATTAAGGCATGGGTAGAAACAACCAAGCACAAGACAGAATATACACAAGCTAAATGAATCCACATGAAATCCTTGTAGGATAACTTACAAGCCTGCAATCATACACAGTACAAGTGATCACTCACAAGAAACAAATGTACTGTACTTAAAGAAAGATTGAATATCTAAGGTATCGCTTCTGGCCAATGCAAATGTCATTCTATTCTGTCACCTTCATGGACCATTTACTCGCACACAGGTGCTGGAATCTGCCAGGAAGTCTAATTTTTCTAACCATGTACACTGATGAAAAAACAGCATTGATGTATGAAAACACAATGATTCATATAGTTTCAATTACTTTCAATGGAAGAGGTAAAAGTATCTCACAGTTGCTGAGGCCCAAATCCAAGCCCTGAATGTGAGAAGTTGTGGTTTAAGCTTAAGGGCATCCATCAGTGAATTAGCTTCTTTCCACTCTGATTTCGCCTTCGACACAGCCTTTTCTGCAGTCCAGATAGCATCATCCACCTAACAATAACTCCAGATATCTCAGATATCATTCCTATCTCAAAAACCAGAACTCATTGATATCAAACCTAACCAAcaatcaaaaagaagaaaatcagatACTGAACTTGCAAAGCTTGCATTTCAAACTCACTGAAACTTGCTAGCACGTCATAACTGCGTGGCAGATGCATCAAGTAAGGGTACCACCATGAACTCTTCCCTTTACCCATTTCGTATAACAAACACACAGCCAATATCTGCATTTCATTCTTTCCAAGTCAGAACCTCAGCAAcctcaaattcaaataaaaccatCAAATTCTACACTAATCAAAGAATCACTCCAACAATTAGTCCTCTCAGTATCACACAAATCAATACAGTGAAGTCAAGAGctcaaaaacaatcaaaaaggaattaaagaaatgaaatttttaaCAATCAAAAGCCAAAGTTCCTATCTTTTATCTctacaaacaaaatattaaccaaaatactcacaaataaatgaaagaataataaaagaaaaactcgaAAAACCATACCTGGGTTGGGGAGAGAGAAGAGTAGGTATTATTATTGACAAAAGAACAAAGTTTCTCATCTTTCAATAAACTATCTCTTGTGATCAAAACAGATTTTGGAACTCTAAGTACCAACTCTCCTTTCTTTAAATCCCTAACAGCAGCTAAACCTCTCCTGCACCCAAAACCCAATTCCAAAAATTATCAACAGATACAGATAACAGCATAAACAGTGCATGTCAGAGTTGTGtagtgtgtgcgtgtgtgtgtgtgtacttACCCTCCTGCATCAGGGAAGTGAGAGACAGTGAGGGAATGGCCTAAACAAGAAGTGGGGCTTTGAGGGTGAAGAGAAAGGTTCGTGGTGCAATCTGAGATTCCAAGGTTTGCTGCCCATTTTAGAAATCTTTCAAAACCTTCGTCTTGCCCTGCATCTTCcatctctttctttgtttgtctGCTGTTTCTCCGCAAGACAGTGAAGGATGCCCATATACGAGAATTTAGAATAGAGTAAATCATTGTTTAGTCCTTGTTCTTTAAGATATATTATAACTTAGTCCTTCGACATAATTTTCATTGTGTTTAGTCACAAATTAGCCTTCTTGAAATTCGTTTAGcctccttcattttcttttcctactaattcattccataaaaaaatattgtagcttaatttcattgtttttctttgtgagAATGTTGATACCCTTacatccaaaaaataattaaaaaaatgaaatagaataGGTATGTAAGGGAATGTGAtagtaagaaaaaatagagaaatggAATAGACATTGGTTTGTCTATTATTTTCATTGGACTGAAAGAGAGTTTGCAACGACAACCCAATGTCTCATCataatttctctaaaaaattgCTGGTCAGCCTCTTATCTTGTCAGGTATGTTACGTGTTCTTAGTAATTAGATTGTaggttaaaaaatcattttaatttaataatttaaattattagataaaattttaggatatgatttatattattttctaacatacttCCTCAAGTGAAAGAGtcatttgggcttgaaacttgcatagacctacattaccttgtgcttaatttttatcaaaataataaggatggtgagattcgaactcgtgactgcttagtcatcaaggctctgataccatgtcaaagaactatcccaacctaatagcttaagctattaggtgaggttccaagatataatttatattattctataacaTTGTATAAATAAACTCCGGGTGTTTTGGAATTGTAGTAACGGTTataattttaagtgttttttatttataaatgtattaaaataatttttttattttttaaaattatttttgatatcagcaaattaaaacgatctgaaaatatattaaaaaaattattttaaacaaaaaataaaattttaaaatttgaaaggaaaGTAGTTTTCACTGGTTTCCAAACAAGACCTAAAACCACCTATTGAAAATTCATTTAGAAATACTTAtacactttttttaatttaaacctattttttctttacacgttattattttattgtgctaaaTTAAGTATCCTGGGTTCTTAAATTTATAAGAATCTTGTTTTtacatgaacagtggagaaaTCAAACCAAGAGCGGCcatcaaaaacccaaaacccattTGAAGTTTAAGCAACTTCATGACCAATAATTAATCAcaatttagttttgtttgtaATCAAGAGCATGATTGATATTATcctaatgattattttttaaaatattttttttagaaaatatattaaaataatatttttattttattttttaaaatttatttttaatattagtatattaaaacaattaaaaaatactaaataaattaattttaaactaaaaaaatcaaattctttgaGAACCATGTTTCTGCCGCAATACGAACATTATCGCTTTTGTTTGGGAGAGCTGCTCAAAtagagatttttaaaaattcaatttttctgtttaatttttttgatgtttttaaattattttaatatattaatattaaaaataaaattttaaaaaaatattattttaatatatttctaaataaaaaatattttaaaaaacaaacactattattattattattattattattattattattattattattattattattacaacgTTACGTCCCCATCTTGTttggatttctttgtttttttttttggtacttTTTTGGCATGCCAAAAACAGAAAGTCTAAATTCAAAGTTTGATTCTCACTTCTCAAATAGGTCAATGCTCcaaatccaataataaaaattatttaaaaatcaatgagcGAGTAGCTAAACTAACAATGGGGTTCACCTCTCTCTTAGTTATCTGATGTTTGAGCCTCtcattgatgataataataataataaaataaaataaaaacattacttaaaaccaaataaatctaAGTGCACAATATTTTTCCctttagttttagtttatatatatatatatatatatagcatgtctaaatttcaattaaaatgaaatgtggttttaataaataaaaaccgaTATGAGAATAACTTAAACACTACGAATAAAACCAAGTGAAATGATTAGGCAAATATTTGATCTATAATTTAGGTTAACGAAATCATGATTAGGCAAGCTTATGTaataatctcttttatttttttttcatggagttTTTGGCAAGTCATCtatcataattaattgattttccatgttaaataaaaaaaattattccttaAATTCAAATTCGAGATGATAACATAAGAGAGACAAATTTACTTTGCTTTCTAACCAAAAAGGTTGTAGTCACCGGGTTAGTAgcagaaaaaaaacactaaacaaaacaaaatcgtTGCTACTATTTCTGTAAGAGTCCCTGGAAGAGTGGAGAGTTTGCTTAGTGGTCGTTGTTAGTTTTCCAAATTCATGTGAAGTCGTTACTTATAAAAACACTTATTGTCTCATCAATTCATTGGAGAAAGCTCTTGTTGTTAAGTGAGTGGTGCAAGAGGTTGGCTTTTTATCATCAGTTTATCATAGCACATTAATCTTTATCATCTTCTTATTATATAGTTTCTGactatgaattgtttttttaaatttttcaattacaGATAGCCTAAACAAAGCTTCTCTTTCTGTTTCGATATATTTAAGAGCTGGTGTCTGAGGGGTTccttttgaaaaaagttgtttgctttttttacGCGTGGGAAGAAGGTAGCTGCTGTTTATGATTCTTGCTTCAAAAGTTGAAGTGGGTTTATCTTGAAATGAAGAAAACTTTGGTGTTTTAAGTGAATTGGGATTGTTTAAGGAGGATTCCAAGAGAGTGTGGTTGGAAAAAGATTAGTTTTTTGAAATGGCTGTAGCATTGTTTTGGGTTGGTAGTGCCACACCAAGCACAACGGTTTCCAATGGTTTTGGATTGCTGGATTCTATCAGGGTTTCGGATACAACAAAGTTTGGTAATTCTAGAGATCGGAGTTTGTTTTCTAAGGTTGGAGGAAAACAGGGTAGGGAACAGAAATGGAAGTCATGTTCTATCAATACATATCTGAGGTATTTAGGTGGTAATAGTAATAGAAGCAAATTGCCTGTAACATCAAGCATTGTAGCAAGCCATGCTGGAGAAATGGCTGTTTTGTCATCCGATGAGATGGTTTATAATGCGGTGATGAAGCAGGCAGCTTTGGTTAAGAAAGAACTGAAGTCTAGTCTGTCTAGAGGTGATCTTGATGTGAATCCAGATGTTGTTCTTCCAGGGACTTCGAGCTTGTTGAGTGAAGCTTATGATCGGTGCGGAGAAGTTTGTGCTGAGTATGCCAAGACATTTTACTTGGGTTAGCTTCCTGTTGTTCAGTTAAtggaattttaatttcttggctCTTTCTGGGTTTTGAATCCAGAATATGCTGTACTTGTggatgattttataatttgcttTTTGCTTTCTCAGGAACTTTGCTCATGACCCTGGAAAGGCGAAGGGCTAATTGGGCAATATATGGTGAgtgagagatatgattttctaTCAGAAATGATCATTCTCTCTTTTCCCTTTGGAATATTAAGGGAAGTTTGAAGTTGGAGGAGGGTGATTCCAATCCTATATAGCATACATGTGTTCTTATGTGATTTGATTATCAAACAATGAGCAAACAAAtctaaaggaagaagaaatcTATTTTCTGAAGTTTGTGAAATATTGGTGCTAATCGTGGAGCTAATTATGTGTTATGAGAACCATAAGAACTGATCTTTTCCTGTCTAGGATATATGTGAAGCCTTGAGAGCTCTTTTCAAGGagtttatttcaaattttaattaatttgataatcaGAATTTTGTGGACAATATTTCTCAAAGAGAAGCGTATGCTGTGAACTGGTTTCAATATCGAACACCTGATGTTTACCCttaatgtttttcttctaattcatgattgaaatcaattttgatcAGCTCTGTGCAGTTTATGATATCGGAAGGTTCTATGGATGTAAGAGACGATGACTCTCAAGACAGAAAATCAgccttttgcttctttcttaCAATGTTTTCTGCACATGTAGTGTGGTGTAGGAGGACCGACGAGCTGGTTGATGGGCCTAATGCTTCACGCATTGCACCGACAGCTTTAGATAGGTGGGAGGCAAGGTTGGAAGATCTTTTCCAAGGACGTCCATTCGATATGATGGATGCTGCTCTAGCAGACACGGTGGCTAAATTTCCTGTTGACATTCAGGTTAGGCAgtacttttaaaatcaaattacatctcaactggaaaataattactCTACTaccaatcaaaaatatttttggcgTTGCAATGTATCGTGTTTGTAGGATACTTCAGTATATTTCTATAAGCAATGTGTAAGTAAGTTGGCAGCTTTCATTCGAACTGTAATGACCTTTGTAGCTGTAGATAATTCTGAGATCATTTTCCAGCATGAATGTAGAGTGCTATTTCTGTGTTTATTGGGTATCTGCAGTCATGTTTTTCTGACTTCGTTCTAGCAGCTATTggaaacattttatttatttatttatttgcagtCATGGCCTAAAACtgaaatgttaatttatttctCACTTGACATGAAGTCAATCACAATCTGATGCTCTTTCCTATGACATCTTGTTACAGCCATTCAAAGATATGATTGAAGGAATGAGGATGGATCTGACGAAATCAAGATACAAAAACTTCGATGAGCTCTATCTTTACTGTTATTATGTTGCAGGGACTGTTGGACTATTGAGTGTTCCAGTAATGGGTATTGCACCTGAATCTCAGGCACCAACCGAGAGTGTTTATAATGCTGCCTTGGCATTAGGGATAGCTAATCAGCTCACCAACATACTCAGGGATGTCGGAGAAGAGTAAGTGCAGAGTGTTGTACGCCGcaaacttaaaaaatacttGGCACCCGCTGTTTGTTGGATGCTGCATCGAGTAGTCTCCGGTGAACTGATTctcatcatataatttttttttcctacctatttttctttgtttatattAGTCATCCTTTTGTACATGCAGTTCTTTTCATTACCCTTTCCTTTCCTGATGCTTTGTTTGCAGCGCAAGAAGAGGAAGGGTTATCTACCACAAGATGAGCTGACACAGGCAGGGCTTTCCGATGATGACA
The DNA window shown above is from Populus trichocarpa isolate Nisqually-1 chromosome 4, P.trichocarpa_v4.1, whole genome shotgun sequence and carries:
- the LOC7493585 gene encoding protein SET DOMAIN GROUP 40; translation: MEDAGQDEGFERFLKWAANLGISDCTTNLSLHPQSPTSCLGHSLTVSHFPDAGGRGLAAVRDLKKGELVLRVPKSVLITRDSLLKDEKLCSFVNNNTYSSLSPTQILAVCLLYEMGKGKSSWWYPYLMHLPRSYDVLASFSEFEMQALQVDDAIWTAEKAVSKAKSEWKEANSLMDALKLKPQLLTFRAWIWASATISSRALHIPWDEAGCLCPVGDLFNYAAPGEESNDLENVVHWMNASSLEDSSLSNGETTDDFIGDQPDIGLERLTDGGFDENMAAYCFYARKNYKKGTQVLLGYGTYTNLELLEHYGFLLNENPNDKVFIPLEPSMYSFISWPKVSMYIHQDGKPSFALLSALRLWATPPNQRRSISHLVYSGSRLSVYNEISVLKWISKNCALILSNLPTVIEEDSLLLSTINKIENFDKPTELGKLLCASGGEARAFLEASDLQKGKNGSELMFSGKTKRVIERWKLAVQWRISYKKTLIDCISYCTVTINSLSSQTILAMRTK